In Catenulispora sp. MAP5-51, the genomic stretch TGCCCGTCCTCGAGGTAGCGCAGCGCCCGCACACTCATCCCGGCGCGCCCGGCGAGCTCCTTCTGGCTGATGCCCGCCGCCTCGCGGGCACGCCGCAGCGGACTGTCGCCGTCCCGGACGCCGTATGCGTTGCTGACCATGGTGGTGATTTCGCCCCCTGGGGATCCCTGCCGTGGATCCCCGGGAGGATTGTCGCACCGTCGGAGGGCCTTGTAAGGCGCCTGTAATCGGACGGTAAGAGCTGCGGCGGCCGCGCGGTGGAATCCCACCGCGCGGCCGCCCCCCGTTCGTCAGTCCCCTGTCGTCAGCCCCCGCTCACCCCGCGGCGGAGATGTCCAGGACGTTCTGGCCCACCGGCACCCACGCGGTCCACAGCGCGCCGGCCTTCACCGAGGCCGCGCCGCCGCTGGTCAGGGCGAAGATCAGGGGGCCGTTGCCGGGATCGCTGCCGACCGCGATCGTGGCGGCCTGGGCGTGCTCGTCGGCCCAGTTCGTCGACAGGCCGCCCTCCTTGGCCAGGACCTCGCCGTCGGCGCGGATCACCGTGAGCAGCGGGCCGTCGAGCGAGTCGCCGGCGGCCGCGATCTGGGTCATGCCGCCGGCCTCGTCCACCCAGTTGGTCGACAGGCCGCCCTCCTTGGCCAGGACCTCGCCGTCGCCCCGGAGCACCATGAGCAGCGGGCCGTTCGCGGCGTCGCTGGCCGCCGCGACGCGGGTCATGCCGCCGGCCTCGCCGACCCAGGTGGTCGACAGGCCGCCCTCCTTGGCCCAGACGTTGCCGTTGGACTGCACGATCAGCAGCAGCGGACCGTGCACCGGGTCGCTGGCGACGGCGACCTGGGCGACGTCGCTGGCCTCGTCCACCCACCCGGCGGACAGGCTGCCCTCCTTCGCGTACAGCTCCCCGCCGAAGCCGATGTACGCCACCAGCGGGCCGTTGGTCGGGTCGCTCGCGGCCGCGACCTGGGTCGCCGGGCCCCCTTCGTCGACCCATCCTGCGCTCAGGCCGCCTTCCTTCGCCCACACCTCGGAGTTGCTGTCGGTGGTGACGAGCAGCGGCCCGTGCGTGGAGTCGCTGGCCACGGCCAGGTGCCCGGCGCCGGACTTCTCCAGGTTCCACTGCACGCCGCTCAGCGCGCCCTGGGAGGCGTACATGTTGGTGTCCGTGCTCCGTGCGCCGAGCACGATGTTCGGGTTCGAGAACACGGTGTCCGGCACGAACCCGGCGGTCCCCTCCGGCGTGCCGTTGCCGGTGGGCCCGTCGTAGCCGGTCTGCGCGGTGCAGAAGTAGGCCGGGTTGCAGCTGCCGTTGCTGCCGGCGGTGACGTCGTTGAGGTTGCCGAGGTGCGCGTACGGATACGACGCGGGGTTCCCGCCGGCCGTGATGGTGTTCGCCTGGGCGTAGACCGCGGCGATGATCGGCGAGGACTCGCTGGTGCCGCCGACCTGTGCCCAACCGCCCTCGCGGTAGCTGTCGAGGACGGCCACGCCGGTGTTCGGGTCGGCGTCCGCCGACACGTCGGCCACGGTGCGCCGGGAGCACCCGGTGTCCGACTGCCACGCGGGCTTGGCCTCATAGGCCGAGCAGCCCGAGCCGGTGCCGGACCAGGCGTTCTCGGTCCAGCCGCGCGAGTTGCCGCTGCTGTACAGGGACGTGCCGCCGACGGCGGTCACGTCGGGGGAGGCGGCCGGGTACATGACCCCGTAGCCGCTGTCCCCGGCCGAGGCGGTGATGACGGCGCCCGGGTGGTTGTAGTAAGCGGTGTCGAGTGCAGTCTCCCCGCTGAACTCGGGCCCGCCGTAGCTGTTGGACACGTACTTGACGCCTTCGGCGACGGCCGAGTTCACGCCGACACCGAGGTCGTTGTAGCCGGCGGAGTTCGCCTCGACCAGCATGATGTGGCACTGCTGGCACAGCGCGGACACCATGTCCACGTCCAGCGCCTCCTCGGTGGCCCACCCGGCGTTGGTACCGGAGGCCGCCGCGGGCAGCGGGCCGGGGGCGCCGAGCTCGTTGACCTTGGTCACGCAGCCGGACAGCGTCGTGGTGTTGCACGCGGCCAGGCCGAACTGGGCCCGGTAGGCGGCGTCGTCGGCGACGATGTCGGGGTCGTCGTAGGCGTCGACGATGGCCACTGTGACCTGCGGACCGCTCGCGTTCAGTCCGATGTGGTAGGCGCTTTGCAGGTCGGAGGGGAAGTAGCCGTAGCCGTAGGGCTCGTTGAACGGCGCCACCGCCGAGCGAGCCAGCGGTTTGAGATCGGTGCGGCGCTGCGCGAGGCAGGATGCCGTCCCGGGCTTGGGAGTGGCGCAGACGTTCTGTACGGCGTGCTTGGCCGCGGCGTTGGCAGCCGTGGCGGTGGCGTCGCTGATGACTTTGGGTTTGGTGCCGGTCCCGGTGGCGGCATCGGCCGCCGGTGAGGCCGCGAGCCCCGTTGCGAGCACCACGGCTATCGCGGCCAGAGCGGCCGCGACCGTGTGGCGTTTCCTGGACAAAGTCCCTCCCTGTGTCGTGCGCGAAGGTTCCGCGCCTGGATCACGACAAAGCTAGGAAGGAGCGCCGGGCGGCAGGCTAGAGCCGATTGCGTGTCCCGGCGACGCTGTGAGCTGGCCCTGAGCTGTCGACCCGCGAACAGGCGGCAGAAAGAGGCAAGACGCGGGCTCTTCGGGTGACCGTCGCCGGTGAGCAGTGTGAACTGGTTGATAGTGGGCAGATCGCCCCAATGGACACACCTGGCGTCGCCGCTCTGAACCGGGAGATCCACGCCGCCTACCTGGAGGAGCTCACCCCGGCCGAACGGTCGGCGCTGATGTCCTGGACCGGGTTCTCCGCGACCTTCGCCGCGGTGCGGGCGATCACCTACAGCATCCGCAGCGGGAAGGGCCCGTTCCACAACGTCTCCGCCGGCAGTACCCACTTGCACCACTACCTGTGGGGGATCGCGATGGTCAGCGGGGTCGGCGCGGTCGCGGTGCACGGCACGGAGGAGAACCGCAGACATCCGGGCGTCGCGCTCGGCTACGGCACCGGGCTGGCGCTGATCGTGGACGAGTTCGCGCTGCTGCTGGACCTCAAGGACGTGTACTGGGCCAAGCAGGGGCGCCTGTCGGTGGACGTCGGCGTCGGGGGCATCGCGGTCGGTGGGACCGTCCTGGCTGCGCTGCCGATTCTGAAGCGGCTCGTCCAGAACCGTCCTTCCCGGGCTCGCAACCGCTGAGCGCGGCTACCGCAGCCGCACCACCAATGTCTCCAGGCCTCGATGCCGCGGATTGGCCTGCCACCGGGCCCGGCCCCGCTCTCCGCGCGCGCTCCGCAGCTTCGGGAAGCGTGCGAACAGCCGGGTCAGGGCGATCTCGGCCTGCACCACCGCAAGCTGCGCCCCGAGGCAGCGATGGATGCCGTGTCCGAAAGCGAGATGCCCGCCGGGTGGGCGCGTGATGTCGAAGCGTTCCGGGTCCTCGAACACGGCCGGGTCGTGGTTCGCCGCCATCAGGGCCACGTGTACGAACTCCCCCGCGGGGATCTCGGTGCCGGCCAGGGTGACCGGTTCGGTGGTGTAGCGCAGGGATGCCAGTGCGGAGGAGCTCTCGAAGCGCAGCGTCTCCTGGACCGCGCCGTGGATCAGCGTCGGGTCGGCGCGGAGCTTGTCGAGCTGGTCCGGGTGGGCGAGCAGGGTGTGGACCGCGTTGGCGATGAGGTTGACAGTGGTCTGATGGCCGGCCACCACCAGCAGGAAGGCCATCGAGGTGATCTCGTCCACGGTCAGCCGGTCCCCGTCCTCCTCGGCCGCCAGCAGCGCCGACAGCAGGTCGTCGCCGGGGTGCTCACGTTTGTGGGCGACCAGGTTTTCGATGCGCACGCGGGTGTCCTCGGCGCTGGTCACCGAGACCTCGCCGTCGCCGTGGCCGCCGTCGACGGATTTGCCGCGGACGGCGAACTGCGCGTGGTCGAACCCGGTGCCGCCGAAGAGCTCGAAGGCCACCGCGATGGGCAGCGGGAGGGCGAAGCGGCTGATGAGGTCGGCTTCCCGGGCGCCGGACAGGTCGTCCAGCAGAACGTCGACGAGCTCTGCGATGCGCGGCCGAAGCTCCTCGATGCGCCGAGCCGTATAAGCCTTCTGAACCAGCTTGCGCAGCCGCGTGTGCTCCGGCGGATCGGCGTTGAGCATGTGCGCGGTCAGCGCCTTGCCCGGGCCGCCCGAGGTCTCGCCGATGTACGCCGCGTAGCGCTCGGTCGCCGAATCCTTGGCCAGGCGCGGGTCGGCCAGGGCCGCCTTGGCGTCGGCGTGACGGGTGATCACCCAGCCCTGGAGCGGTAGCGGCCCGGGGAAGCGGATCGGCTGGGCGCCGCCGCGCCGGCGCCACTGCGCGTAATGCGCGTGTTGGTCACGGAAGAAGGCCTCGCCGACGTCTTCGAACCCGAACCCGTCGCCGTTCGTCACGCCCGGCGCCCTCGGACCAGCCGCACCTCGTCGACGCCGAGCAGGCCCAGCAGCGGCACCTTCGCCGAGTGCTGCCGGGGATCCACGACCAGCCCGTCGCGCCGGATCCGGTCCAGGAGCAGTTCGGCCAGCGGCATCACCATGTGCCGGCCCCAGCAGCGCTCCGAGACGTGTCCGAAGGGCAGGAAACCCGGCGCGGTGTCAGGGTCCAGACGGTCCCAGCGTTCGGGGCGGAAGGCGTCGGGATCGTCGAACAGCGCCGGATCGCGCTGCGAGAGCAGCGGCAGCACGAGGACGTCGTCCCGCTCGCCGATCCGCGCGTCGATCGCCGGGTATTCCGGGCTCGCCCGCCGCAATATGTTCCACGACGGCGGCAGCAATCGCAGCGACTCCATGATGACGTTCTTGTTACTGACTTCCGACGCGAATGGCGCGCCGAGCCACACCGCGTTCGCGACCAATGTCGAGACCGTGAAACACAATGGCGCGGCGGCCCGCCGATATATGCCCATCGCGTAACGCCGGTCCTGATATCCCTTGGCGTCGGCGAACAATCCGGCCAGTCCTGTGGCGCCGCGCCGCCCGCGCGGCAGCGCCGCCCCGACGGTGATCACCGACCAGGTGAGCTTCGGGGTGAGCTCCAGGTTGCGGCTCATCAGCATCCGGAGCCGCCGCGGGTCCCCGGCCAGGATCATGTCGCGCAGGTAGGTGTGCCCGGTGATCGGCCACGGGCCGGCCAGGTCCGCCTCCGGCGCCGGCCGGCCGAGCGCGGCCTTCACGTCGGCGCCGGTGACGTGCATGACCGCGGAGGCCTCGGGCCGGGCGATCGAGCGTCCGTGCAGCGGCTTGAACGTCGGCCGCTCCACCTCCGTGGCCCGGCGCGCGCCCAGGATCCGGTCGGCGATGCCGGGGTCGGCGACGCCGATGGTGTCGTGGTCGATGCGGAACAGGTCCTCGCCGGTCCGGTCCCGCAGCATCGCGGCCAGCCGCGGCGAGAACACCGTCGTGCGGGCGCCGGCGACGGTGTTCGAGGAGGTGGTCACGGCGGGGTCGCCTTTCTGCGCCAGAGGGAGAACAGGGCCAGAGGGGAAAACTGCGCGGTGAGGAAAAACGGCGCCCCCGGCCGGGGCCCGCGTATGGCGGGTCCGGCCGGGAACCGTTTGTCACCGGGCTCGGCTTAGTACCAGAAGTACCAAGCGCTGGCCTTCATGCTCTTCCGTGCGGCGACGGAATTGCGCAGAGCGAACAGGACCTTCATGGGTGTCCTCCCTCCGGTGGTGAATGCTGACGGATCGCGTCAACAGGTGTCAGCATTGCACTTTCCAGAGATTCGGCAATGCTTGTCGATCAACGTTGAGGATCAGTTGAGGATCACGCTTTTTTGGGGGAATTCACAGGGACGGCAGGGTTTTGCGGGTTGTTCGAAGGGGAATTCGGCGCGGCCGCCGTACCCCTCGGCGGCGCGGATACGGCACTATCGACGCGTGCTCACCGCGAAAGGGGCCCGCCAGTGCTGAGCCGGCTGCGTCGTCGCTCGTCCGTCATCGCCATGGCGGCCACCGTGCTGGTGGTCGTCGTGGTGCTGGTCGCCGATGTCGTGATCAAGCATGTCGCCGAGCAGCGCATCGCCAAGGTGGCCACCTGCCGCCTGCAGGCCACCGGGTCGGTCGGGGCCCGGCTGCCCGGGACCTTCGCCGGGCTCGGCGCGGTGGTGGGCAGCGTAGGGGATGTGCACGTCTCGGCCGACGGCGTGGCGCGCGATGGCGTCGCGGCGCACGTCGACGCCGTGCTCCACGGAGTGACCACCGGCGGTGCGACCAGTGGCGGCACGGCAGTGGCGACCGCTCCCTACAGCGCCATGCGGCAGCAGTTGGTGCAGATGTCAGGGCTGACCGATCCGGTGATGTCGGCCGACGGCGCCGGACTGGTCATCGTCGGCAGCCGCTCCGGGATCCCGGTCGTCGTGCACGCGTCGATCAGCACGAGTCCGGATGCGCTCACCGTCACGCCGACCGCGGTCCGGGTCCTGGGACGGGACATCCCGGTGTCGTCGCTGACCTCGATACCGCTGATCAAGGACCTGGCGCGGCAGCTCGATCCGAAGGTGTTCGCACTGCCGGGTCTGCCGGACGGCGCGGTCCTCACCGGCGCGCGGCCCGGCCAGTCCGGGCTGAGCCTGGATTTCTCGATCCCGAAGCACGGCGCGAGCAAGGCCGAGACCGTGTGCCCCGCAGCGACCGGCTGATCGGTTCTTTCCCATCTCAGACGCCCCTGATCCGGTACCGTCCTTGCCCGTGACGAGTCTTCGAATCGGTGTCATGTACGACCGCGCTTGGGCCCCCGAGGGACTTCCCGAGTTCGCACGCGAAGCCGAGCGCCTGGGCGCCGACGAGCTGTGGGTCGTGGAGGACCTCGGATGGGGCGGCGGCATCTCGGCGTCGGCGGTCGCTTTGGCGGCGACCTCCCGGATGCGGGTCGGTCTGGGAATCGCCCCGGCCCCGCTGCGCAACCCCGCGCTGTTGGCCATGGAGGCGGCCTTCCTGGCGCGTGTGTACCCCGGCCGGTTCGTCGCGGGCATCGGCCACGGCGTCGGCGACTGGATGGCCTCGGTCGGGGCGGCCCCGGACTCACCGCTGAAGCTGCTGGCGGAGTCGACCGAAGCGGTGCGCGCATTGCTGCGGGGCGAGCAGGTCCAGACGCGGGGCAGCGAGGTCCGCATCGACGACCTGAAGCTCGTGCACCCGCCGGTGCAGGTCCCCCCGGTCGTGCTGGGCGTCGTACGGCCGCGCTCGCTCGAACTGGCCGGGCGCCTCGCGGACGGCACGGTGATCGCCGAAGGCCAAGGCCCCGCGGACCTGGAGGCGGCGCTCGCGCTGATCCGCAAGGGCGGAGCCACACAGGAGCACGAGCTCATCGTGTTCGCCTTCGCGGCCGTGGCCGACGATGCCGAGCAGGCCGCAGCGGCGCTGCATCCCGCGATCGAAGGCCAGGCTGCCTGGCTCGGCCGCACCCCGGAGGAACTGTTCACCGTCAGCGGCACCCCCGCGCAGGCCGCCGCCCGGATCGCAGAGCTCGAAGCGGCCGGGGCGACCAGCGTCGTGCTGCGGTTCAGCGGGGAGGAGCCCGCGCGGCAGCTGGGGGAGACGCTGGCTGCGGTCAGGGGCTGAGCGGCTACCCGGCGGCCAGCTTCCTCAGCTTGGCGTGCGAGAGCTGCTCCAGACCGACGGTGATCGCCATCCGATCCGGCAGCTGAGCCAGCTGTCGAAAGGTGGCCGGCAGCGGAGGGCTGAGCAAGGACACGGCCTCCAGGGACGGCATGTCCATAAGGGGTGAGAGGTCGGGTACGTTGCCCTGGATCTCCAGCTTGCGAAGGCCGGTCAGCCGCTGAAGCGGTGCGAGTGAGGGGGGCATGTCGCCGCCGAGCCGGAGCTGTTCGATGTGCTGAAGCTTGTCCAGCAAGCGCTCGGTCAGCGCGGCCGGCATGTCGATGAGTGCTGCGCTCTTCAGATCCGCCACGGTATGAGGGCTTGCGACGAAGCTGCGGGCGATCTCATGGCCGTAGAGCTCGAGGGTGGTGAGCGAGGCGACCTCCGACAGGGCATCGAACACCGCGGCCGAGGTGCCGTCGTAGACGCGCACGGTTTCCAGGTGGGACAGCGTCGTCAGCGGGGTGAAGTCCCGGACGGCGGAGATGGTCGGCAGCCACAGGATGCGCAGTCCGGGGACCAGGGTGAGGAATTCCAAGTCCGTGAAGGACTCGCCCTGGGACAGGACGAGGTCGTCGAGACTGGTCAGCTCGGCCAGCGCGGCGAGGTTCGTGAAGGTGTCGGTCGACCAGATGATGAGGTTCCTCAGCGAGTCCCCGACGGCCGTGAGCGGGCTCAGATCCGAGATCCGGCCCTTGAACCACAGCCGCCGCACCGAGTCGACTCCGCGAAGCACCTCGGCGAGGTCGCCGGTGCCGATGAGCCCGATCGAATGGAAGACCAACCGGTCCGATGCGCTCTGCCAGGCCAGCAGTTCGTGCTGAGTGTCGACGAAGACGCCGGTCATCGACGGGTGAGTGCTGAGCCTGGACAGGACCCGCGTGCCGTATTCGACCGCGTCGAAGTACTGACATGCTCGGATGAGCTCCGCCGCCGGCTCGCGTGCCGGGTTCTCCCGCGCATAGCCCGCCAGCAGATCCAGTGCCTTCGGCCCGCCGACGAGTGCGACCGTGGAGACCGTCGCCACAGCCGACATCGGAGGCAGCCCGGCCAAGCTCGTCGGCATCAGCCGCAGCACCGGGATCCGGGCCGAGGCCAACGACCGGGCCTCGTCACGCCGGCGCGGCGGCAGCATCGCGGCCAGACGGCGCTCGACCTCCTCGAGCACCGGCGTGTCCAGCGGGCCGCACGTCTCCAGACACGACGCGGCCAGCAGCCGCAGCCGCCGCGCGTGCTTGCCCTCCTGCCGCGCCCGCTCCAGGATGCCGGTCAGCAGGTCGTGCAGCGTCGGGCGGTTGGCGTGGCCGGCGGCCATGACCACGATCTCGCGCCAGGAGTCCAGGTGCGCGCGGTCCACCAGCATGCCGACGTCGCCCTGCTCCGCGCACTCCCGCGCGGTCAGGTACTCCTGGAACGTGCGGTGCACGAAGTCGACGCGTCCCAGCACCGGCTCGCGGACGATGCCGCTGCGCTGGGTCAGGTGCTCCAGCACGTTCCCGGCGTCCTCCGTGACGTTCGGCAGGGATTTCAGCCGCTCGGCGAGGCGCGCGAGCGCGTCCTCCTTCCGCAGTTCACTGCGATTGTTCAGGGACAGCCGCCACGCCAGGTACTGCAACAGCTTCAGCTTGCCGGAGGAGTCGAGGTCGACCTGCGAGGTGATGCCCCGCTCGGCGTCGCGCCGCTCCAGCAGCAGGTTGATCGCCGCCTTGTACAGGTCCATCCGGTTGCGCGGGAGCGTCATGCGGCGGTCGAGGTTCAGCGCGCACAACATCGCGCACAGCAGCGGGCTGGTCGCGAGTCCCTGCAAGTGCTGGTTCGCATCGAGCTGCGCCAAGAGCCTGCGCTCGTACTCGGGCAGCTCCGCCTCGGTGCAGGGCATGTCGCCGGTTTCCCGTATCGCCGCGTGCCAGTGGCCGACGAGCTGGCGCACGTCGTTCGGGCTCATGCGCTCCAGCGACACGGCCGTGAAGCCGTCCTGCGCGAGCCACCGGTGGGAGGCCGCCGACGGCCGGGACGTCACCACGATCGACACCTGCGGATAGGCCGCCAGCAGGCCCCTGATCCACTCGCGGACGCCGGGCCGCTCGTCGGCGGGCAGCTCGTCGACGCCGTCCACCAGGATCAGTGCCTTGCCCGAGCGCAGCTGCCGGTGGGCCCACCGGTCAGGCGCGAGCCCGGATATCGCCGGGGCGGCCCGTTCCAGGAACTGCTCCGGCCGGGGCGGCGCGGAGCCCGCGTAGCCGCGCAGGGTGATGAGGAACGGCACATGCCCGTTCCAGTGCGCGAGGTCCGCCTCGAAGGCGCCGCGGGCGGCGGTGACCGCGAGCCAGCGCAGCAGCGTCGTCTTGCCCGATCCCGCCTCGCCGCGCACGATCGAGAGCGAGGACTCGGCGATCGACTGCTCGATCCTCAGCGCCGCGGCCGGGGAGCGCGGATCGGCCAGCAGCTCGCCACGCTGCCACCGGTCCTGTGTGGTCCTGCGGGTGCCCACGCTGTCGGTCTGCGCCGACAGACTGATGTAGGCCACGCTCACCTTGGTCTCGGGGCGGAAGCGGTGGGTGTCGACGCCGAACAGTTCGAGCATGTCCAGGGATTTCGCCAGGTACGACAGGTACTCGTACCGGAAGTCGCCGTCGTGCTGGTCGCCTTGCGGCGCCAGCAGCGAGCGCTGCGGCAGCCGTTCCAGCACCGCTTCCAGGGCCTGGCTCAGGGACGTCGTCCGCTCCAACAGCTCGGTGACGGCCCGGGGCTGGTAGCTCGCGTAGTGGGTGGCCAGCTGCGCGAAGACGGTGCAGCACTCGTCGAGCGTGCGTTCGTACAGCGCCGTCGCGTCGGCGCCGAGCCCGGCGGCGCGCTGCGCGTCGCGGGCGTGGTCCCTGACGGCCCTGGCCAGCCGCAACGGCTGTGCGTCGTTGGCGAACAGGAACTCGTCGGAGAGCTCGACCGACTCGAACGCCCGCAACGCCGCGTCGAAGGCCGCATCCCGTTCGCCCTCCGGAATCGAGGCCCACTCGCTCCCGAGCGCCTTCTCCAGCCGCTTGGCCACCGAGTCCCGGATGGCCTCCAGCTCGCGGTTCACGTGCCGCCGCTTGTAGTCGTCGGTGACCGTCAGATTGACCAGCTCGCTCAACGGCAGCGTGCGGTCCATCCGCTGATGCCGGTCGGCGACCAGGGCTTTGGCGGCTCGGTTCGCGACGACGTCGGCCAGATGCAGGATGGCTACCACGATCGACATCGTACTGAATCAGAAAACTGACGCCGCTGTCCCGCGATGCCCCACGGTCCTCGCCATGATCCCCGGCGGCGGCCGTCGCCACGCGGCCCCGGCGCACCCGAAGTAGGGTGGGAGTCGGTACAAGGGCTACCAGGGGCTAACCAAGGGCACAGTCCAGAAAGAGGTCCGGAAAAGCGCTATGAGCGAGGCACCCTCCGCACCCCGCACCGTGATCCTCACGGTCGACGACGACCCGGGTGTCTCCCGCGCCGTCGCCCGCGACCTGCGCCGCCG encodes the following:
- a CDS encoding cytochrome P450, yielding MTNGDGFGFEDVGEAFFRDQHAHYAQWRRRGGAQPIRFPGPLPLQGWVITRHADAKAALADPRLAKDSATERYAAYIGETSGGPGKALTAHMLNADPPEHTRLRKLVQKAYTARRIEELRPRIAELVDVLLDDLSGAREADLISRFALPLPIAVAFELFGGTGFDHAQFAVRGKSVDGGHGDGEVSVTSAEDTRVRIENLVAHKREHPGDDLLSALLAAEEDGDRLTVDEITSMAFLLVVAGHQTTVNLIANAVHTLLAHPDQLDKLRADPTLIHGAVQETLRFESSSALASLRYTTEPVTLAGTEIPAGEFVHVALMAANHDPAVFEDPERFDITRPPGGHLAFGHGIHRCLGAQLAVVQAEIALTRLFARFPKLRSARGERGRARWQANPRHRGLETLVVRLR
- a CDS encoding cytochrome P450, producing the protein MLRDRTGEDLFRIDHDTIGVADPGIADRILGARRATEVERPTFKPLHGRSIARPEASAVMHVTGADVKAALGRPAPEADLAGPWPITGHTYLRDMILAGDPRRLRMLMSRNLELTPKLTWSVITVGAALPRGRRGATGLAGLFADAKGYQDRRYAMGIYRRAAAPLCFTVSTLVANAVWLGAPFASEVSNKNVIMESLRLLPPSWNILRRASPEYPAIDARIGERDDVLVLPLLSQRDPALFDDPDAFRPERWDRLDPDTAPGFLPFGHVSERCWGRHMVMPLAELLLDRIRRDGLVVDPRQHSAKVPLLGLLGVDEVRLVRGRRA
- a CDS encoding tryptorubin family RiPP precursor — encoded protein: MKVLFALRNSVAARKSMKASAWYFWY
- a CDS encoding LLM class flavin-dependent oxidoreductase, with the protein product MTSLRIGVMYDRAWAPEGLPEFAREAERLGADELWVVEDLGWGGGISASAVALAATSRMRVGLGIAPAPLRNPALLAMEAAFLARVYPGRFVAGIGHGVGDWMASVGAAPDSPLKLLAESTEAVRALLRGEQVQTRGSEVRIDDLKLVHPPVQVPPVVLGVVRPRSLELAGRLADGTVIAEGQGPADLEAALALIRKGGATQEHELIVFAFAAVADDAEQAAAALHPAIEGQAAWLGRTPEELFTVSGTPAQAAARIAELEAAGATSVVLRFSGEEPARQLGETLAAVRG
- a CDS encoding NACHT domain-containing NTPase; amino-acid sequence: MVAILHLADVVANRAAKALVADRHQRMDRTLPLSELVNLTVTDDYKRRHVNRELEAIRDSVAKRLEKALGSEWASIPEGERDAAFDAALRAFESVELSDEFLFANDAQPLRLARAVRDHARDAQRAAGLGADATALYERTLDECCTVFAQLATHYASYQPRAVTELLERTTSLSQALEAVLERLPQRSLLAPQGDQHDGDFRYEYLSYLAKSLDMLELFGVDTHRFRPETKVSVAYISLSAQTDSVGTRRTTQDRWQRGELLADPRSPAAALRIEQSIAESSLSIVRGEAGSGKTTLLRWLAVTAARGAFEADLAHWNGHVPFLITLRGYAGSAPPRPEQFLERAAPAISGLAPDRWAHRQLRSGKALILVDGVDELPADERPGVREWIRGLLAAYPQVSIVVTSRPSAASHRWLAQDGFTAVSLERMSPNDVRQLVGHWHAAIRETGDMPCTEAELPEYERRLLAQLDANQHLQGLATSPLLCAMLCALNLDRRMTLPRNRMDLYKAAINLLLERRDAERGITSQVDLDSSGKLKLLQYLAWRLSLNNRSELRKEDALARLAERLKSLPNVTEDAGNVLEHLTQRSGIVREPVLGRVDFVHRTFQEYLTARECAEQGDVGMLVDRAHLDSWREIVVMAAGHANRPTLHDLLTGILERARQEGKHARRLRLLAASCLETCGPLDTPVLEEVERRLAAMLPPRRRDEARSLASARIPVLRLMPTSLAGLPPMSAVATVSTVALVGGPKALDLLAGYARENPAREPAAELIRACQYFDAVEYGTRVLSRLSTHPSMTGVFVDTQHELLAWQSASDRLVFHSIGLIGTGDLAEVLRGVDSVRRLWFKGRISDLSPLTAVGDSLRNLIIWSTDTFTNLAALAELTSLDDLVLSQGESFTDLEFLTLVPGLRILWLPTISAVRDFTPLTTLSHLETVRVYDGTSAAVFDALSEVASLTTLELYGHEIARSFVASPHTVADLKSAALIDMPAALTERLLDKLQHIEQLRLGGDMPPSLAPLQRLTGLRKLEIQGNVPDLSPLMDMPSLEAVSLLSPPLPATFRQLAQLPDRMAITVGLEQLSHAKLRKLAAG